The Candidatus Flexicrinis affinis genome has a segment encoding these proteins:
- a CDS encoding RNA polymerase sigma factor has translation MPPSDHDFLERLRHRDASALAELYERYADRLYRLGRRILHDSNTADDIVQTTFMALIESIDNFEGRASIGTWLYRVAYNEALALLRARQPVPLFEETDDISPPQALCDWSALPEDAADHAEAAGQIDAAMEALPPVLRAVFQLRDVDDLSTRDTAEALGMTETAVKVALHRARLRLREHLSAYFIEYRA, from the coding sequence GTGCCGCCATCCGACCACGACTTTCTTGAAAGGCTCCGCCACCGCGACGCTTCTGCGCTGGCGGAGCTCTACGAACGCTACGCCGACCGGCTGTATCGGCTGGGTCGCCGCATCCTTCACGACTCCAACACTGCGGACGACATCGTACAGACCACATTCATGGCGTTGATCGAGAGCATCGACAACTTCGAGGGGCGTGCGTCGATCGGGACGTGGCTGTACCGGGTTGCCTACAACGAGGCACTCGCGCTGCTCCGCGCGCGTCAGCCCGTCCCTTTGTTCGAAGAGACAGACGACATTTCGCCGCCACAAGCCCTCTGCGACTGGTCGGCGCTGCCGGAAGACGCGGCGGATCACGCAGAAGCAGCCGGGCAGATCGACGCGGCGATGGAAGCGCTCCCACCGGTGTTACGGGCCGTGTTTCAGCTTCGCGACGTCGACGACCTCTCGACCCGTGACACCGCCGAGGCGTTGGGCATGACCGAAACGGCCGTTAAGGTCGCGCTGCACCGGGCGCGGCTTCGCCTCCGCGAACACCTGTCCGCGTACTTCATCGAATACCGGGCCTAG
- a CDS encoding zf-HC2 domain-containing protein, producing the protein MDCSTLLAHLSAYIDGELDDDLSEEAREHLATCHNCRITLDSTQRTILLYKDRANALRMSADKNRRLYDQIEAAFKKRTNPDKAP; encoded by the coding sequence ATGGACTGCAGCACACTGTTGGCGCATCTGAGCGCCTATATCGACGGCGAACTGGACGACGACCTCAGCGAAGAAGCGCGCGAACATCTGGCGACCTGCCACAACTGCCGAATCACACTCGACAGCACCCAGCGCACAATCCTCCTGTACAAGGATCGCGCCAACGCGCTGCGCATGTCGGCGGACAAGAACCGTCGCCTCTATGACCAGATCGAAGCGGCGTTCAAGAAACGTACCAACCCGGACAAAGCTCCTTAA
- a CDS encoding cytochrome P450: MTTQAVTTMAVKAPPRAPGLPIIGNLLNMRTSSGSPVQYLTQVAAEYGDIVQLSVLGRRLYLVSHPDLLHEIYVKRYSEFHKPTKISDKPRNLGRFLGMGILTADHVEWRPQRKLIQPLMHAKHIESYADDMAAAGERLLASWSEGEVRNLHEDMMQVTLWIISKLMFGMDAGFRADLEDLSRRAQTIAMADTVMDPPGPFGRRRDRKAQDVNDGLDALVDEIVTERKRKGHDGSQDLLWLLMQTRDEDGNPASDDFIRNNILTLYFAGHETTANTLTWTLYLLEQHPDVKAKLHAEVDRVLAGRAPTLADLPNLPYTEMVIKEAMRYEPTVSTIPRYITDDVELGGYTLKAGSIILTSPYQVHHDPR; this comes from the coding sequence ATGACGACTCAAGCCGTAACAACGATGGCTGTGAAGGCGCCGCCGCGCGCGCCGGGACTGCCGATCATCGGCAATCTGTTGAACATGCGCACCAGCAGCGGCTCGCCGGTCCAGTACTTGACGCAGGTCGCGGCCGAGTACGGCGACATCGTCCAGCTTTCGGTGCTCGGCCGCCGCTTGTACCTCGTATCTCATCCCGACCTGCTGCACGAGATCTACGTCAAGCGCTACAGCGAGTTTCATAAGCCGACGAAGATTTCCGACAAGCCGCGGAATCTCGGTCGGTTCCTCGGCATGGGCATCCTGACCGCCGACCACGTCGAGTGGCGTCCGCAGCGCAAGTTGATTCAGCCGTTGATGCACGCCAAGCACATCGAGAGCTATGCCGACGACATGGCTGCTGCCGGCGAGCGCTTGTTGGCGTCGTGGTCGGAGGGCGAGGTGCGCAACCTGCACGAAGATATGATGCAGGTCACGCTGTGGATCATCTCCAAATTGATGTTCGGCATGGATGCCGGCTTCCGGGCCGACCTCGAAGACCTGAGCAGGCGGGCACAGACGATTGCCATGGCCGATACCGTCATGGACCCGCCCGGTCCGTTTGGCCGCCGGCGCGACCGTAAGGCGCAGGACGTCAACGACGGGCTTGACGCATTGGTCGATGAAATCGTGACGGAACGCAAACGCAAGGGGCACGACGGGTCGCAGGACTTGCTGTGGCTGTTGATGCAGACCCGCGACGAGGACGGAAATCCGGCATCGGACGACTTCATTCGCAACAACATCCTGACGCTGTACTTCGCCGGCCACGAGACGACCGCCAACACGTTGACATGGACGCTTTATCTGCTTGAGCAGCACCCCGACGTCAAGGCGAAGCTGCACGCCGAAGTCGATCGGGTGCTGGCCGGGCGAGCGCCGACGTTGGCCGATCTACCCAACCTCCCGTACACCGAGATGGTCATCAAAGAGGCGATGCGGTACGAACCGACCGTATCGACGATCCCGCGCTACATCACCGACGATGTCGAGCTGGGCGGTTACACGCTCAAGGCCGGGAGCATTATTTTGACCTCGCCGTATCAAGTGCATCACGACCCGCGCTGA
- a CDS encoding alkaline phosphatase family protein produces MSKVILIVCDALRDDVAAQHMGYLEHLVEAKKATRWTVIGELPSMSRPMYETLHTGVPSSVHGILNNSVVRTSIMPNVFKIAVDAGKTTAAAGYYFFSELYNRAPFDIVRDIETDDDSLPIQHGRFYRSDEFPDLELFTLGGMLMTRFAPDYLLIHPSGLDVIGEREGGDSQAYRKQVIYHDGVISYMLPAAHALGYTVLVTGDHGISDSAVVGVGGVHGGPLTQARRVPLYFMPPEMKGRGRMDEPVSQLSVAPTVLSLLGLARPDTMTAPALSAL; encoded by the coding sequence ATGTCTAAAGTCATCCTGATCGTTTGCGATGCGCTGCGCGACGACGTGGCAGCCCAGCACATGGGCTATCTCGAACACCTCGTCGAGGCTAAGAAAGCCACCCGCTGGACGGTGATCGGCGAGCTGCCGAGCATGTCGCGGCCCATGTACGAGACGCTGCACACCGGCGTGCCGTCCAGCGTGCACGGCATCCTCAACAACTCGGTCGTGCGCACGTCGATCATGCCCAACGTGTTCAAGATTGCCGTCGACGCCGGCAAAACAACCGCCGCCGCCGGGTACTACTTCTTCTCCGAGCTGTACAACCGCGCACCGTTCGACATTGTGCGCGACATCGAGACCGACGACGACTCCCTGCCGATTCAGCACGGGCGCTTCTACCGCAGCGACGAGTTCCCAGACCTTGAGTTGTTCACGTTGGGCGGGATGTTGATGACGCGGTTTGCGCCGGACTACCTGCTTATTCATCCGTCGGGACTGGACGTGATCGGCGAGCGCGAAGGCGGGGACAGCCAAGCCTATCGCAAGCAGGTCATCTACCATGATGGTGTCATCAGTTACATGCTGCCTGCGGCGCACGCGCTGGGCTATACGGTGCTGGTCACCGGCGATCACGGGATCAGTGACAGTGCGGTAGTCGGCGTAGGGGGCGTGCATGGCGGCCCACTCACGCAGGCGCGGCGTGTGCCGCTGTATTTCATGCCACCCGAGATGAAAGGGCGCGGGCGCATGGACGAGCCGGTCTCGCAGTTGTCGGTCGCGCCGACCGTGCTGAGCTTGCTCGGACTCGCGAGGCCCGACACGATGACCGCGCCGGCGCTGTCGGCCCTGTAA
- a CDS encoding rhodanese-like domain-containing protein, giving the protein MAKKSKSRKANNRLPLLLIGAVGAALIVAAVVLFAGGGAPVADTGVQALSPSGYQAQFTSNTPHVLLDVRTPAEFAEGHIPGALNIPVDSLQSRLSEVPSYVPVVVYCRSGNRSATASQILDRAGYDSVYDLGGIIAWSAQGLPVTFD; this is encoded by the coding sequence ATGGCCAAGAAATCGAAATCCCGGAAGGCGAACAACCGTCTGCCCCTGCTGTTGATCGGCGCGGTCGGCGCGGCCTTGATCGTCGCCGCTGTCGTGCTGTTCGCAGGCGGTGGCGCACCGGTGGCAGACACGGGCGTGCAGGCGCTCTCGCCGTCCGGCTATCAGGCACAGTTCACCAGCAACACGCCCCACGTCCTGCTGGACGTTCGCACGCCGGCCGAATTCGCCGAGGGTCACATTCCCGGCGCGCTCAACATCCCGGTCGATTCGCTGCAGAGCCGGCTCTCGGAAGTCCCGTCCTACGTGCCAGTCGTGGTCTACTGCCGCAGCGGCAACCGCAGCGCGACCGCGTCGCAAATCCTCGACCGCGCGGGCTACGACTCGGTGTATGACCTCGGTGGAATCATCGCATGGTCTGCACAGGGCCTGCCCGTCACGTTCGACTAG
- a CDS encoding rhodanese-like domain-containing protein, with product MQFIKTLFQTDSSNISAVEANERIANGATVVDVRQQQEYVDGHIKGAKLIPLNELSSRMNELPKDRELVIVCRSGSRSSVATRQLNGAGYNAVNLSGGMIAWSGARLPIKRGR from the coding sequence ATGCAATTCATCAAGACGCTGTTTCAGACCGACTCCTCCAACATCAGCGCGGTGGAAGCCAACGAACGCATCGCCAACGGCGCGACTGTGGTCGATGTCCGACAGCAGCAGGAGTACGTCGACGGCCACATTAAGGGCGCCAAGCTGATCCCGCTGAACGAGCTGTCGAGCCGGATGAACGAACTGCCGAAGGACCGCGAACTGGTGATCGTGTGCCGGTCAGGCTCTCGCAGCAGCGTTGCCACCCGGCAGCTCAACGGCGCCGGCTATAACGCAGTGAACCTGAGCGGCGGCATGATCGCTTGGAGTGGCGCACGCCTGCCGATCAAGCGGGGGCGCTAG
- a CDS encoding DNA-3-methyladenine glycosylase 2 family protein, which translates to MPNRHSFETPVAPTYRFDRLLTLLSRWRSPTVDHAIHGAYRRAFMTPRGPVLLDVRQVGEDRLRVQAVVGADADWSELAARARWVLALESRVNEFWHWAEGVSDALRAPLEPIWGLPLPRSDTLFEALVYTIIEQQISWVGAQRAQRIICELAGASIEHAGRTYWCAPEPEALAGLTTTDLKPLKITDRRSGLLIRLAQEVVDGKLDLLALHDMDESARLKWLLAIKGIGPWTALMIHMRAFGPASHAPSNDVALQAAVRMYWPEHADASDPVAMAFGPYGAYAGSAAALILSRYVIDRY; encoded by the coding sequence ATGCCCAATCGCCACAGCTTTGAAACTCCCGTCGCACCGACGTACCGGTTTGACCGTCTGCTTACGCTGCTATCGCGCTGGCGCAGCCCGACCGTCGATCATGCCATACATGGCGCATACCGGCGCGCATTCATGACGCCGCGCGGGCCGGTGCTGCTCGACGTGCGTCAAGTGGGGGAGGATCGGCTGCGTGTGCAGGCGGTGGTCGGGGCGGACGCCGACTGGTCCGAACTGGCGGCCCGCGCGCGGTGGGTATTGGCGCTGGAGTCCCGCGTGAACGAGTTCTGGCATTGGGCAGAAGGCGTGTCCGACGCCCTGCGCGCGCCGCTCGAACCGATCTGGGGGCTGCCACTGCCGCGATCGGACACGCTGTTCGAGGCGCTCGTCTATACGATCATCGAACAGCAGATCTCGTGGGTCGGGGCACAGCGCGCACAGCGGATCATCTGCGAACTCGCCGGCGCATCCATCGAACACGCCGGCAGAACCTATTGGTGCGCGCCCGAACCTGAGGCGTTAGCCGGGCTGACGACGACGGACCTCAAGCCGCTCAAGATCACCGACCGGCGCTCGGGCCTGCTGATTCGGCTCGCGCAGGAGGTCGTCGACGGCAAGCTCGACCTCCTTGCCCTGCACGACATGGACGAATCGGCGCGGCTGAAGTGGCTGCTGGCGATAAAGGGCATCGGGCCGTGGACCGCACTGATGATCCACATGCGAGCGTTCGGTCCGGCCAGTCACGCCCCGTCCAACGATGTCGCGCTCCAAGCGGCGGTGCGCATGTACTGGCCGGAACATGCGGATGCGTCCGATCCGGTCGCGATGGCGTTCGGTCCGTACGGCGCGTATGCCGGTTCGGCGGCGGCGCTGATTCTCTCGCGGTACGTGATCGACCGCTATTGA
- a CDS encoding peroxiredoxin, whose product MNFFQSREKQGIGVGAVAPDFELNDQNGNLVRLSTFRGSKNVVVFFYPRASSPGCTAEACSFRDQFEDFVDAGAEVIGISTDPVDAQAAFASHNRLPFTLLSDTNGDVTKAFGVPNWMGMLPGRTTYVIDRDGVVQHVFNSQMKVHNHVKEALETLKRLS is encoded by the coding sequence ATGAACTTCTTTCAGTCCAGAGAAAAACAGGGGATCGGCGTCGGCGCCGTCGCGCCTGATTTCGAACTCAACGATCAAAACGGAAACCTCGTGCGCCTGAGCACGTTTCGCGGCAGCAAGAACGTCGTTGTGTTCTTCTACCCGCGCGCTAGTTCACCGGGTTGTACCGCCGAAGCGTGCTCGTTCCGCGACCAATTCGAGGACTTCGTGGACGCCGGCGCGGAAGTAATCGGAATCAGCACAGACCCAGTCGATGCTCAGGCGGCTTTTGCGAGCCATAACCGCCTGCCGTTTACCCTGCTTTCTGACACGAACGGCGACGTCACTAAAGCGTTCGGCGTTCCCAATTGGATGGGTATGTTGCCCGGGCGCACGACGTATGTCATCGACCGCGACGGCGTCGTTCAGCACGTCTTCAACAGCCAGATGAAGGTTCACAACCACGTCAAGGAAGCACTCGAGACACTCAAGCGGCTGTCCTAG
- a CDS encoding HAMP domain-containing histidine kinase gives MLKPLNITRQVTILATGVGVLAGVCGLIADRIVRDTGGNPVWIAVVIIAVAGLSALGVGFFFRRRLADLWQLVLAARRMGQGDLTTPITTHGTLSEVYSLAKVLEQNRNRISTMLGELEAAKEWSDSQRSVQAYFLANISHEFRTPLAGMQVTVELLRENARRLRPDELDELLGALHLSITSMGQLIDNLLESSKIEADQLMLRQQQVEAEQLVSEAARLVLPFLSRRRQQLTLDMPLEPSVVSADRGRLVQVLVNLIANASKYSPPGSTIDIGLSRSGDTVRLSVSDRGPGIPDDKRDGVFKRFVRLGATASEDYGAGLGLSVVKAIVDAHGGTVGVDARPGGGSQFWVELCTQA, from the coding sequence GTGCTGAAGCCCCTCAACATTACGCGTCAGGTCACAATTCTTGCGACCGGCGTGGGCGTGCTGGCAGGCGTCTGCGGCCTGATCGCCGATCGCATCGTGCGCGACACCGGCGGCAATCCGGTGTGGATCGCGGTGGTCATCATCGCGGTCGCCGGACTGAGCGCGCTAGGAGTCGGCTTCTTCTTTCGCCGACGCCTCGCCGACCTATGGCAGCTCGTGCTGGCCGCTCGCCGCATGGGCCAAGGCGACCTCACTACGCCGATCACCACGCACGGCACACTGTCCGAGGTGTATTCGCTGGCAAAAGTGCTGGAGCAGAATCGTAACCGCATCTCGACCATGCTCGGCGAATTGGAAGCGGCTAAGGAGTGGAGCGACTCGCAGCGCAGCGTGCAGGCGTACTTCCTTGCCAACATCTCGCACGAGTTTCGTACGCCATTGGCCGGCATGCAGGTGACGGTTGAACTGCTGCGCGAAAACGCGCGCCGGCTTCGCCCCGACGAATTGGACGAACTGCTCGGCGCGCTGCATCTCAGCATCACCAGCATGGGCCAATTGATCGACAACCTGCTCGAAAGCTCGAAGATCGAGGCCGACCAGCTCATGCTGCGCCAGCAGCAGGTCGAGGCCGAGCAGTTGGTATCGGAGGCCGCCCGGTTGGTGCTGCCGTTTTTGTCACGGCGTAGGCAGCAGCTCACGCTCGATATGCCCCTCGAGCCATCGGTGGTCTCGGCGGATCGCGGGCGTTTGGTACAGGTGTTGGTCAATTTGATCGCCAACGCCAGCAAGTACAGCCCACCCGGCAGCACCATCGACATCGGGTTGTCGCGCAGTGGGGACACGGTGCGACTGTCCGTCAGCGACCGCGGTCCGGGCATTCCGGACGACAAACGCGACGGCGTGTTCAAGCGATTCGTGCGGTTGGGCGCCACCGCGTCCGAAGACTACGGTGCCGGCCTCGGCCTGTCGGTCGTCAAGGCCATTGTCGACGCGCATGGCGGCACGGTCGGCGTCGATGCCCGGCCCGGCGGAGGCTCGCAGTTTTGGGTGGAACTATGTACGCAGGCATGA
- a CDS encoding response regulator transcription factor, which yields MKALVVDDDLVLADGVGRLLKLSGFDVSLAHDGTAALSAFASQRPDIVILDVQIPEPDGFAVCRAIREQANTPIIMLTVRDTDADIVAGLGFGADDYMTKPFSSAQLLARVQAVLRRAAPAASSQLVLNNCTLDTERNTLALPDRPPIQLTPLEVRMLESLMTKPGQVVKTQALIDLVYGPGGGDKAMLKQLVYRLRRKVEGDDGQAPLVIEAVPGVGYAVVAPA from the coding sequence ATGAAAGCGCTCGTCGTCGACGACGATCTCGTACTGGCCGACGGCGTCGGCCGTCTGTTGAAGCTTTCCGGTTTCGATGTCTCGCTGGCGCATGACGGCACGGCCGCCCTGTCGGCATTCGCGTCACAGCGCCCGGACATCGTCATCCTTGACGTACAGATTCCCGAGCCGGACGGCTTTGCCGTGTGCCGTGCCATCCGCGAACAGGCCAACACGCCGATCATCATGCTCACTGTGCGCGACACCGATGCGGACATCGTCGCCGGGCTGGGTTTCGGCGCAGACGACTACATGACCAAACCGTTCAGCAGCGCACAGCTTCTGGCCCGTGTTCAGGCCGTACTGCGGCGCGCCGCGCCGGCCGCGTCGAGCCAGCTCGTGCTCAACAACTGCACGCTCGACACCGAGCGCAACACGCTCGCCCTACCCGACCGACCGCCAATTCAGCTCACGCCGCTCGAAGTGCGCATGCTCGAATCATTGATGACCAAGCCCGGTCAGGTCGTCAAGACTCAGGCGTTGATCGACCTCGTCTACGGCCCCGGCGGCGGCGACAAGGCGATGCTCAAGCAGCTCGTCTACCGGCTGCGGCGCAAGGTCGAAGGCGACGATGGTCAAGCGCCGTTGGTGATCGAGGCCGTGCCCGGCGTCGGATACGCCGTGGTCGCCCCCGCATGA
- a CDS encoding SH3 domain-containing protein, whose product MMSRRWLILALCVLVSTAVAQSTGRASVRVDSAFMRALPSDTSEPAGSAFNGEVLTVIGRSADGTWLNVHRPTSPEVTAWIRRDLVQFGGDVTALPLTDAVTGVTGDVPIMDTGFAVLMTGEAQLRTAPDRDAASLGVVPIDAVLPVVSRTPNAFWIKVNYLGTEGWIAEFTTSRYARLYEIPEDGALAGDPTYAALEIVDPARQIAQIDRLLEYLVPNYTLTLNVAGYWRTMLAGETKECLPPANVPSYPVSPSDLIELPELRRQTRLLSDAVASINGSLEIMRQCGVYLPTDARRGYQRAIAASATFNLLIRRMRVLRSQLTGEPLDDEF is encoded by the coding sequence ATGATGAGCAGACGATGGCTGATCTTGGCCCTATGCGTGCTGGTGTCGACCGCAGTGGCGCAGTCCACCGGACGCGCGTCGGTACGCGTCGACAGTGCGTTCATGCGGGCGCTTCCGAGCGACACGTCCGAGCCTGCCGGCTCGGCGTTCAACGGCGAAGTGTTGACTGTCATAGGCCGCAGCGCCGACGGCACGTGGCTGAACGTCCACAGGCCGACGTCGCCCGAAGTTACGGCATGGATCCGGCGCGACCTCGTGCAGTTCGGCGGTGACGTGACGGCGCTTCCCCTGACCGACGCGGTGACGGGTGTCACTGGCGACGTGCCGATCATGGATACGGGATTCGCGGTGTTGATGACCGGTGAGGCGCAGCTTCGGACTGCCCCTGACCGCGACGCGGCTTCGCTCGGCGTCGTGCCGATCGACGCAGTCCTCCCGGTCGTCAGCCGCACGCCCAACGCATTCTGGATCAAAGTGAACTATCTCGGCACCGAAGGCTGGATCGCCGAATTCACGACGTCCCGGTATGCGCGTTTGTACGAAATCCCGGAGGACGGCGCGCTCGCCGGCGATCCGACGTACGCCGCGCTCGAGATTGTCGACCCGGCGCGCCAGATCGCACAGATCGACCGGCTGCTCGAGTACCTCGTGCCGAACTATACGCTCACGTTGAACGTCGCTGGCTACTGGCGCACGATGCTGGCCGGCGAGACCAAAGAGTGCTTACCACCCGCAAATGTGCCGAGCTATCCCGTCTCACCCTCGGATCTCATCGAACTGCCCGAGCTGCGCCGCCAGACCCGTCTGTTGTCCGACGCGGTCGCCAGCATCAACGGATCGCTGGAGATCATGCGGCAGTGCGGCGTGTATTTGCCGACCGATGCGCGGCGCGGCTATCAGCGCGCGATTGCTGCCAGCGCCACATTCAACTTGTTGATACGGCGCATGCGCGTCCTGCGCAGCCAGCTCACCGGGGAACCGCTCGACGACGAGTTTTAG
- a CDS encoding SH3 domain-containing protein, which yields MRRFGAVFGVVVALVAGVVSLLYAQPPGDPDAAAAGETIVGIVEFDGATVYVGPDFAYDPVAQLPINASVTVLGRRGDFIYAWDGDQWLEIEFEGETGWVYARLIRTSIPFNSIPPTGRRLPRNRDGRVPTAFDLSDNICDSWTGEFTRTGDFMAGDTVITVTYPELPGANVYSVIVISPFGERTAHDSTTGTAEIELKNLNRTGGTFTWRVAPYWTNEPNRRSWQQLCLLQTGGTFDVPGPVSTPRPTRDPYASYYYFNFPGRAPTATPPPLVP from the coding sequence GTGAGGCGATTCGGGGCTGTGTTCGGGGTGGTGGTTGCGTTGGTAGCCGGCGTCGTGTCGCTCCTGTATGCCCAACCGCCGGGCGATCCGGACGCTGCCGCCGCAGGCGAGACCATCGTCGGGATCGTCGAGTTCGACGGCGCGACGGTTTACGTCGGCCCGGACTTCGCCTACGACCCGGTCGCGCAGCTTCCGATCAACGCCAGCGTCACGGTCTTGGGCCGGCGTGGCGACTTCATCTATGCGTGGGACGGCGATCAGTGGCTCGAAATCGAGTTTGAAGGCGAGACCGGTTGGGTCTATGCCCGTTTGATCCGCACCAGCATCCCGTTCAACAGCATCCCGCCGACGGGCCGCCGCCTACCCCGCAACCGTGACGGGCGCGTGCCTACAGCGTTTGATCTATCCGACAACATCTGCGATTCCTGGACGGGCGAGTTTACCCGCACCGGCGACTTCATGGCCGGCGACACCGTGATCACCGTGACGTATCCGGAACTGCCCGGTGCCAACGTCTACAGCGTGATTGTTATTTCGCCGTTCGGCGAGCGTACCGCGCACGACAGCACCACCGGAACGGCCGAGATCGAACTCAAGAACCTCAACCGCACGGGCGGCACGTTCACGTGGCGCGTCGCGCCGTACTGGACGAACGAACCGAACCGCCGTAGTTGGCAGCAGTTGTGTCTGCTGCAGACCGGCGGCACGTTCGATGTGCCGGGTCCGGTCTCGACACCGCGCCCGACGCGCGACCCGTACGCCTCTTACTACTACTTCAACTTCCCCGGCCGCGCACCAACCGCCACGCCACCACCGCTGGTACCATAG